Proteins from a genomic interval of Denticeps clupeoides chromosome 20, fDenClu1.1, whole genome shotgun sequence:
- the znrf2a gene encoding E3 ubiquitin-protein ligase znrf2-like, whose amino-acid sequence MGPKQSSPAGGRVRAYSGSDIPSSSSAAGGPGRAAFRGNVGVARFGPRTGYPSGTRPPSVHQNSINIPGGGGGGPDPDEETHLSSRSHRLFIGSLPAHLSPHLLAGFQCPVCTKLVSSDEMDLHLIMCLTKPRLTYNDDVLSRDAGECAICLDDMGQGDTIARLPCLCIYHKPCIDEWFQVNRSCPEHPAD is encoded by the exons ATGGGTCCGAAGCAGAGCAGTCCCGCCGGCGGCCGGGTCCGGGCATATTCGGGCTCCGACATCCCGTCCTCGTCCTCCGCCGCCGGCGGGCCGGGCAGAGCCGCGTTCCGCGGGAATGTCGGGGTGGCTCGGTTCGGCCCCCGAACCGGCTACCCGTCCGGCACAAGACCCCCTTCCGTCCACCAGAACTCTATTAACATCcccggcggtggcggcggcggccccGACCCCGACGAGGAGACGCACCTGTCGTCCAGGAGCCACCGGCTCTTCATCGGGTCCCTGCCCGCGCACCTGTCCCCTCACCTGCTGGCAG GCTTCCAGTGTCCGGTCTGCACCAAGCTGGTGTCTTCAGATGAGATGGACCTGCACCTCATCATGTGTCTGACGAAGCCTCGGCTCACGTATAACG ACGACGTTCTGAGCCGGGACGCGGGCGAGTGTGCCATCTGCCTGGACGACATGGGGCAGGGCGACACCATCGCCCGGCTGCCCTGTCTGTGCATCTACCACAAACC GTGCATAGACGAGTGGTTCCAGGTCAACAGGTCGTGCCCCGAACACCCGGCTGACTGA
- the mturn gene encoding maturin isoform X2: MDFKQLVDAAENWCSGNPFDLIFAEELDERRLDFYAEPGISFYVLCPDAATGGADTFWAAMTGARGAVCGDGILIKGTSADVDSNRQPSDYSMSGVKVRTACPSCRWPRTTSPPVGRRL, from the exons ATGGACTTCAAGCAGCTGGTGGACGCGGCGGAGAACTGGTGCAGCGGCAACCCGTTCGACCTGATCTTCGCCGAGGAGCTGGACGAGAGGCGCCTGGACTTCTACGCGGAGCCCGGCATCTCGTTCTACGTCCTGTGCCCCGACGCCGCGACGGGTGGCGCGGACACGTTT tgggcggccatgacaggcgcccggggagcagtgtgtggggacggtatcttgatcaagggcacctcagcggatgtggattcgaaccggcaaccttctgattacag CATGTCTGGAGTGAAAGTGAGGACTGCCTGCCCTTCCTGCAGATGGCCCAGGACTACATCTCCTCCTGTGGGAAGAAGACTTTAG
- the mturn gene encoding maturin isoform X1 has protein sequence MDFKQLVDAAENWCSGNPFDLIFAEELDERRLDFYAEPGISFYVLCPDAATGGADTFHVWSESEDCLPFLQMAQDYISSCGKKTLVEVLDKVFRSFRPLLGLPDMDEERFEPYQADVEEDPETDHQQMGVSQQ, from the exons ATGGACTTCAAGCAGCTGGTGGACGCGGCGGAGAACTGGTGCAGCGGCAACCCGTTCGACCTGATCTTCGCCGAGGAGCTGGACGAGAGGCGCCTGGACTTCTACGCGGAGCCCGGCATCTCGTTCTACGTCCTGTGCCCCGACGCCGCGACGGGTGGCGCGGACACGTTT CATGTCTGGAGTGAAAGTGAGGACTGCCTGCCCTTCCTGCAGATGGCCCAGGACTACATCTCCTCCTGTGGGAAGAAGACTTTAGTCGAGGTCCTGGACAAAGTCTTCCGATCCTTCAGACCC CTCCTAGGGCTTCCGGACATGGATGAGGAGAGGTTTGAGCCTTACCAAGCTGACGTGGAGGAGGATCCGGAGACGGACCACCAACAGATGGGAGTCAGTCAGCAGtag